In Mytilus edulis chromosome 4, xbMytEdul2.2, whole genome shotgun sequence, the following proteins share a genomic window:
- the LOC139520150 gene encoding sex peptide receptor-like, translating into MLGEGENLSMEFNEDLMNITNEICYLGRHRTTPNFIINGYLFPSLACVTVVINCTILVVFWRAKFFTPHHALLAALAIVDMLTVFIPSPLFMYVFGCGFYMIFPSCKLCQAYDITTMEIPIILHSISMWLTLGLAIQRHVCVSNPFKAKYICTMKNTIIYMILMSCCFFAFLLPFTFRLKYEEVLVNLDMDGFLAHPACRKSPQNWLNDNKNLFYGMYGLLRVLVIKLLPCVILLILEIKLIRNLKMASLVRIHTNKVHQRKDVPMRLSAQTAWIVGIFLVTEIPVTVGVIHEVIAWWFKVKFMKDDVKFLLSDILNFILLFGCMANFVIYIFLSEKFRRYIIKLVTFQSSRKRQYRQYKHCASLRNLPSTRTELEELSVLK; encoded by the coding sequence ATGCTTGGAGAAGGAGAAAACTTGTCGATGGAATTCAATGAAGATTTAATGAATATTACAAACGAAATTTGTTATTTGGGAAGACATCGGACGACACCAAACTTTATTATAAATGGATATTTATTTCCAAGCTTAGCATGTGTTACTGTGGTAATAAATTGTACAATACTAGTGGTATTTTGGAGAGCTAAATTTTTTACTCCACACCATGCTTTACTGGCTGCGTTAGCTATTGTGGACATGTTGACGGTATTTATTCCATCTCCGTTATTTATGTACGTTTTTGGATGCGGATTCTATATGATATTTCCGTCGTGTAAACTATGCCAAGCATATGACATCACAACAATGGAAATACCTATTATTTTACACAGTATATCAATGTGGCTTACTCTAGGGCTAGCGATTCAACGCCATGTGTGTGTTTCGAATCCATTTAAAGCGAAGTACATCTGTACAATGAAAAACACAATTATTTACATGATTCTTATGAGTTGCTGCTTCTTTGCTTTTCTATTACCATTCACCTTCAGATTAAAATATGAAGAGGTTTTAGTTAATTTGGATATGGACGGATTTTTGGCACATCCCGCATGCCGGAAGTCACCACAAAACTGGCtgaatgacaataaaaatttattttacgGTATGTACGGTTTATTGCGAGTTTTGGTGATTAAACTTTTACCGTGTGTCATCTTACTGATTTTGGAAATTAAGCTTATCCGAAACTTAAAAATGGCTTCACTTGTAAGAATTCATACAAATAAGGTCCATCAAAGAAAAGATGTTCCGATGCGCCTTTCGGCACAAACTGCTTGGATAGTTGGAATATTTTTAGTGACGGAAATTCCCGTGACAGTCGGCGTTATCCATGAGGTAATAGCTTGGTGGTTTAAAGTTAAGTTTATGAAAGATgatgttaaatttcttttaagtgatattttgaattttattttgctatttggaTGCATGGcaaattttgtaatttatatttttctCAGTGAGAAATTTagaagatatattataaaattagTAACTTTCCAGTCGAGCCGAAAAAGACAATACAGACAATACAAACACTGTGCGAGTCTTAGAAATTTACCGTCAACAAGGACAGAATTAGAAGAATTgtctgttttaaaataa